The Myripristis murdjan chromosome 6, fMyrMur1.1, whole genome shotgun sequence sequence CAAACTCAGTAACAAAGTCGCCAGAGCGCTGCTGGACAGCGGCGCGGTTACGGAGGGCGATACAGCCGCTCTCCTCGTGGGAAACGAGCCCGTCTTCCTCTGGCTGTGGCTGGGCTTGTTGAAGTTAGGATGCCCCGTCGCGTTTCTCAACTACAACATGAAGTCTCAGTCCTTGCTGcattgtttccactgcagtggGGCAAAGGCACTGATTGCAGCTGAGGGTATGCCCTGTATTCACTGATATATTCATACGTCCCATTCTTTATTAGCCTTaagttaacattttttattcactGAAGTTAAAGATAAGCACCACCCTGTACCCAAATAATGAGTGCAAATAATTCTCACTAatgcaatgttttcttttctgtaacACTTGTGTGCCCTTATCAGTGCTGGGTAGGATGATGTTCAGCTCATCTTAAAAAGTTTAGGGGTAAGTTTAGGTATAACTAAGAATGTAAAGAGACAGAGTTAGGATTTTGTGCCAAAGTTAACGCAGTTTGGTAATATGTTTTAACAGTCTTTTCGTATGTAACTTATCACCAAAGTCAGTCTGGAGCTACTGTTAATTTTTAACTAGCAGTTCATCCTGTTTTGTTCTTCAATCAGTCCCTCGTTTCTGCCTTGGTGGCTGCTCAAGATTTTGTGGACCCTATTAAATTGCAAAATGACTCAAAAAGACATTGTATCCGCATCCCCTGTGTAAATATAATGGTAGCTGGCGTACCTAATTATGCATAATTGTGCATCATATACAGGTATACATTCGTAGGTATAACTAAGTGGGTGCAGTTAGTTATATTACATAAGTTTTTATTCCAAATGAAAACTCAAGCTAAGTTAAGCTAAGTCAAACCTGAACAGTTGATGTTTTGATGGGTGGAAAAGGCTATTAATTAACatattcaagtgaaaattcaatcACTAACCACATTTATTACATAGATAATACACCACTGGCtcaatacattaaaaaaaaaaataggcaaaatATAGCTGTTGAAGCGTGATGTCCATTACAGTGGAGTGATGAATTTTAAGCCACAGACAAAAAACTACAGCAAATATATCATCAAATTCTGGATAAACCTATGCCTCACATAATttagctgaatttttttttttatatacagtacaggccaaaagtttggacacaccttctcattcaatgtgttttctttatcttcatgactatttacatggtagattctcactgaaggaatcaaaactatgaatgaacacatgtggagttatgtacttaacaaaaaaaggtgaaataactgaaaacatgttttatattctagtttcttcaaaatagccaccctttgctctgataactgctttgcacactcttggcattctctcgatgagcttcaagaggtagtcacctgaaatggttttcacttcacaggtgtgccttatcagggttaattagtggaatttcttgctttatcaatggggttgggaccatcagttgtgttgtgcagaagtcaggttactacacagccgacagctgttaaaattcatattatggcaagaaccaatcagctaactaaagaaaaatgagtggccatcattactttaagaaatgaaggtcagtcagtccggaaaattgcaaaaactttaaatgtgtccccaagtggagtcgcaaaaaccatcaagcgctacaacgaaactggcacacatgaggaccgacccaggaaaggaagaccaagagtcacctctgcttctgaggacaagttcatccgagtcaccagcctcagaaatcgcaagttaatagcagctcagatcagagaccagataaatgccacagagttctagcagcagacccatctctagaacaactgttaagaggagactgcgccaatcaggccttcatggtcaaatacactatattgccaaaagtattcgctcagctgccttcacacacatatgaacatgagtgacatcccattcttaaaccataggatttaatatgatgtgggcccaccctttgcagctataacagcttcaactcttctaggaaggctttccacaaggtttaggagagtgtttatgggaatttttgaccattcttccagaagtgcatttgtgaggtcaaacactgatgttggacaagaaggcctggctcgcagtctccgctctaattcatcccaaaggtgttctctcgggttgaggtcaggactctgtgcaggccagtcaagttcttccacaccaaactcgctcatccatgtctttatggaccttgctttgtgcactggtgcgcagtcgtgttggaacaggaagggccatctccaaactgttcccacaaagttgggagcatgaaattgtccaaaatgtcttcgtatgctgaagcattaagagttactttcactggaactaaggtgccgagcccaacgtccgaaaaacaagcccacaccataatcccccctccaccaaactttacacttggcacaatgcagtcagacaagtaccgttctcttggcaaccaccaaacccagactcgtccaccagattgccagacggagaagcgtgactcgtcactgcagagaacacgtgtccactgctctagagtccagtggcggtgtgctttacaccgctgcatccgatgctttgcattgtgcttggtgatgtaaggcttggatgcagctgctcggccatggaaacccattccatgaagctctctacgcactgctcttgagctaatctgaagatcacatgaagtttggaggtctgtagctattgactctgcagaaagttggcgtcctctgcgcactatgcgtctcagcatccgctgaccccgctctgtgattttatgtggcctaccactccgtggctgagttgctgtcgttcccaatcgcttctactttgttatagtaccactaacagttgattgtggaatatttagtagcgaggaagtttcacaactggacttactgcacaggtggcatcctattacattactattacagcaccatgctggaatttactgagctcctgagagcgacccattctttcacaaatgtttgtagaagtagtctgcatgcctaggtgcttgattttatacacctgtggtcatggaagtgattggaacacctgaattcaatgatttggatagatgagcgaatacttttggcaatatagtgtagctgctaggaaaccactgctaaggagaggcaacaagcagaagagatttgtttgggccaagaaacacaaggaatggacattagaccagtggaaatctgtgctttggtctgatgagtccaaatttgaaccaaatctttggttccaaccgccgtgtctttgtgagacgcagaaaaggtgaacggatggattccacatgcctggttcccactgtgaagcatggaggaggaggtgtgatggtgtgggggtgttttgctggtgacactgttggggatttattcaaaattgaaggcagactgaaccagcatggctaccacagcatcctgcagcgacatgccatcccatctggtttgcgtttagttggacgatcatttatttttcaacaggacaatgaccccaaacacacctccaggctgtgtaagggctatttgaccaagaaggagagtgatggagtgctgcggcagatgacctggcctccacagtcaccggacctgaacccaatcgagatggtttggggtgagctggactgcagagtgaaggcaaaggggccaacaagtgctaaacacctctgggaactccttcaagactgttggaaaaccatttcaggtgactacctcttgaagctcatcgagagaatgccaagagtgtgcaaagcagtaatcagagcaaagggtggctattttgaagaaactagaatataaaacatgttttcagttatttcacctttttttgttaagtacataactccacatgtgttcattcaagttttgattccttcagtgagaatctacaatgtaaatagtcatgaaaataaagaaaacacattgaatgagaaggtgtgtccaaacttttggcctgtactgtatatagatagacagatatagatatagatatagatataacaataaaacatgaacCTGTCTTTGTTTCCCAGAGTATAAGGATACTGTTGAGGAGATCCTGCCACATGTTTTGGAGCAGAGTGTCAGAGTTTTCATCCTGGCTGACCAATGTCAAACATCTGGGATGGAGAGCTTCAGAGACAAGGTCAACCAAGCCTCCACTGAGCCTCTACCAAGTGGAGTGAGGTCACATTTTACCCTGTTGAGTCCAGCAGTTTACATATACACCTCAGGGACAACAGGTAAGCTGTTTCAGCCACCAGTGTGTCAAGATCCCTCAGTGAAaggaggcagcagctgcaggttgcCCGTTGTTTTGGCTTGTGTCTCACAGGGCTACCAAAGGCAGCGGTGATGACCCACCTCAGGATCATGTCCATGACTACTGGTCTGGCGCTAATGGGAATTACATCCAGTGATGTAATCTATACCACCCTCCCGCTTTACCACGCTGCTGGCTTCATGGGATTTACTGCAACCATTGAAAGGGGTAGGcccatgcatgtttttgtagGCGTATGCATCAAGGATGACAGTCCTGGGAGGATTGTGATGTTATTACTGTCTTGTTACTGTCTCTAGGTATGACCTTTGTTCTAAGAAACAAGTTCTCTGCATCTAACTTCTGGGAGGACTGCAGAAAGTTCAATGTAACTGTCATACAGTACATAGGTGAGATTATGCGTTACCTCTGCAACACACCAAAGGTACGTCTACACTACTTGCATCTATGGCACCATTACCCTGCAAGGTAAATGCATACAAAAGGGGTTTGCTTCCTGTAGGCTTACAATGCttcttgacatttttctctTGACAGAAAGACAGTGATCGATGCCACAAAGTGAGACTTGCCATGGGTAATGGCATCAGAGCAGAAGTTTGGAGGGAATTCTTAAACAGGTTCGGAAACATCCAAATCAAAGAGTTCTACGGCGCGACAGAAGGGAATCTAGCCATACACAATTATGTCTGCAAGATCGGTGCTGTTGGGCGAGTGAACTTTCTTCACAAGGTAAGTGTCCATTTTTAGCCCCATCTTATGAATTATAGGAAGATTTAgggaaaaatccaccttttcTGACCCAGACTGAGGCAAGATGTTCATTGCCATTATTCActtctgtacatccagtggttcggGTCCAGTGGtccatttcctgttagcttagcataaagacttgaaatctgtgggagtcgttagcctagcaccgtcaaagtgaaaaaataaaccttatagcaactccaaagctgtttatttacacaatgtatcatttgcatttgaacgagagttgttttaggagaaaTTAACTTGTGTCAGATCTTCCTATACCTTCAGTGGATAAAGGTGTTAAGTGGCTATAGTTCCATCATATAACCTCTCCTAAAATGATTCTTGATATCTTGTTGTACtttgggtaagttggaaaaagagtACTTtacccaaaacattggagtaaaGCTTTCTTTTGTGATCATTAaacagtgattttgttttttggtcattgTTTTTCATCCTGCAGAAAGCCTTCCCTTACGCTGTGATCAAGTATGACCATGCAAAAGATGAGCCACTGAGGGATTCGTCCGGTTTCTGCATAGAGGCTGCTAAAGGTGTGTTACCATGTCTCAGCACATTGTTTGATAAATACACgcttaattaaaataaataagaaaatatccACTAGGTTTGCCATGCATGTGAACTTTGGACAGGAACGTCAGACAATAACAACAGGGTTATTAACCTTTGCAGCAGCCAGTGTGAgctgaaatagcaggtaaacaaagGTGACATTagtaattaaggttctgttccatttatgTGGACCGgagcctttccagtgaaccagcatgaacaacaccaggacCCCGGCTCTGTTAGACCTCAATGGAACAGAAGCTTCATTAATCTCAGTAGAAACACCCGCATTTATTACCTGCTATTCGTGTCAAAATGACTCCTGTGACAAAGGTGTACAATAACCAAGAGAACCACGTCATGTGTAGGTGAATTATTATTTCGAcagaatttattttcactgttttcaaaaaggtgCACTTGAATCAGTTATAATTCAACAAACCTAATAAATTGTAATGGTTTGATGAATGTTATCTTCCATCCTTTCACGTTACTGGGAGTAATTGGAGGAATCATCATGTTTGTAATTCTTTTGTATCTTGTCTATCTGATTCTTCCATGTTTACTTACGTCTGTCCAAAAGTCACCAGGCAGTGCTTCTGGTGTTACAGCTTGTACTGAAACAGCTTCTTCTGAAGTATGGCAGCTGGTTTATTTTTAACTCATTTATGCTGTCCCTGCATTACCTCTTTTTGTAGGACTTGGCATCAGTTGTGTTTAGCACTTGtgtaatttgtattttcacacacacacaaacacacacacacacacacacacacacacacacacacgctatcaGACTTGAAGCAACATCAAGCTAAACATTATGTTTCCCTCAGGTGAACCTGGCCTGATGGTGATTCAGATAACACAGAGGGCTCCGTTTATTGGCTATGCAAGAGACCTGAAGCAGACTGAGAAGAAGAAGCTGCATGATGTCTTCAAGAAAGGAGACGTGTACTTCAACACCGGCGACATGCTCTGTATCAGCAAAGACAATTTCATCTACTTTCACGATCGCATTGGAGACACTTTCAGGTGATGTCATTGTACGTCTCAGTCACCAAAACACCTGGAAGTGGTTGACGTGCAGCTCGACTATGTCACAGTTTGGGTTCTTAAACATATAGAGGCATTTCCTTCTCCATGTGAGTGTAATAGATCCTCCAAGTTTGACCTGTCAGCAAATGATCCTCTCCAAAATGGATGAGCTGTACCTGGTGGCaacccaaagctgaaaaaagttttgaaggatgcacgaCAATACTTTTAGTTAAGATTCATTCTTTTCTAGCCCTCTAGTTTGCTAagtggtggaactactttgtctcTGTATCAGCAGCTCCCCTCAGTGCTGCATATGTTTGCTTTCACCCCTGGTAGGTGAGGTCGTGTAGTGATACAGAAAGTAATCCCACCAGTTAGCAGACAGTAGTGTATTATACCACTAACCAACACGTCTTTATTAACAGATGGAAAGGGGAGAATGTGGCCACAAATGAGGTGTCTGATGTAATCAACGTGGCTGATGGCATCAAAGAAGCCAATGTGTACGGAGTTCATGTGCCAGGTAATTTCACCTTGTATTCCCTCAGCAGCAAAGGAAGGTTTGTTTCCTTTCAGGGTTAATCTAATGGGTAATCTGTCATAATATCTGTTAGGAATTCAGGAATTTAATTCGTTAAGCTCTCACCACATTTATGTAAGGGCTGCAAATGATTGTCTTTGTATTATTTTCCCACTGAGACTAGAACACCATATTGCCACCATACTGCACAGTGACGCTGAATAAGTGGAGAATGAACATATGCTACAATAATTCTGTCCCTGAAATGAATTAGAGGATTTAAGATCAAGTTGAATTAGATCAGTGACGAGatgttacctttttttttttaatggtttaaaATGAAGGTTCTTGattcaaaagacagaaaaaaacatcctcttgcaactgtttctctttttaaacCCTTTTAAGGCCATGAGGGGAAAGCAGGAATGGCCGCTGTTTTGTTAAAAGATGGAGAAAAGTTTGACTGCATTGGTGTTTTCAAGCATTTGGAGAAGTTCCTGCCAGCGTATGCAAGGCCACGTTTCATAAGGATTCAGGTAAATATACTCCCGACCAGTCGATCCACTTTTTTTACATAGCAAAGAAACGTTTCAGCCTTCAAGCGTTAGTTGGTCCTGAAATTTAACACATTTCTTTACCCTtacaatgttgttttttttgtgtcatgtgACTGATTACAGAATTCCCTGGAGATTACAGGCACATTCAAATACATGAAGGTGAAGCTGGTGGAAGAGGGATTCGAcccaaataaaataacagatcCGTTGTATTTTCTAGATGAAAGAGAAGGGAAGTACATTCCACTTACCCAGGAAATATTTAGTTCTGTCATAACAGGgaagatgaaactttaaagaGGGTTTCTCAACTGTGGTGCAACATCTGTCTGTGATTTTCAATGCATTCTAGGAGTTACTTTGTAATCCCTGCTTTCCCTCGAGTAATGCTGCGTTTAGGTCAACTTTGAGCTTGGAATTTCTGACTCGCAAATTTCCAACCTGCAACAAAATGGCGTTCATGgtgtcaatcaaaaaaaaaaaaaatgaataaaaggaaATCTGCACTGAAAAGTGATTAGCTTATTTTTACATGAGCATTCAGCTTGGCAAGCACAAGCATGAAAACGGTTCACAGGATCAAGTCAGGAAAAATGGATACCCTCAGggcattttttttactgcatggTTAGGAAATACTCATACTGATTCAATTCTtaccacaaacaacaaaaggcgactgttttttccccatttttgcGTGTTCTGGTGTCATTTGAGCCGACATCTGAGAAAGCAGAGCTCTGAAACAGTACCCGCATTTCCAACTTGTAATTTCAAGGTGGAAACCATTCCGTCAAGTCGGAGCTAGTGTTCAGCGAGCTCTGAGTTGAAATGAGTGCAACGTGGTTCTGCTTCCTATTTTTCCACAGAATGTGTTTCAGCAGCCACCAAATAATGCCACTGAACTTGTTCTGTTCAGTTGTTGGTTTATGTGCTGCCCAGGGATGAGCAACAGTGTGCAGTGGAGGGCCGACCGAGGATGtgaaggttttcattccagccaaataGCTCTGTGCTTGGACAGCCATATCAAACAGTCTATACTctacactcttttttttttttttttttttttttttttttttaaacaatctcAGGAGTATTTTAGGGTGAATTTTCCTTTTAAGCATCACATCTGACATTtgggaatttccttcgggatgaataaagtatctatctatctatctatctatccatcttttGACCctacatacataaaataaagaaactCAGAAACTCTGACTCACAACTGGCAGTTGAAACCAGGAAAGACCAGTTGGGTTCATGCTGCTGTTAACATGAGGTGgaaacagagctgctgtgctttttGTACTGTACAAATTATGAAAATGAGAGCATAAATTGCCTTGTGAAATTCcatgaaaaatgttgatttatgcTTTGGGCGACTAAGCTAGTAGACAATCATGCAGCACACTGTCAGAAggtgatatgaaaatgacaaatcatTAAATAAACATGCTTGACTTTTGGTGACttaaatgttgatttttctgactgatttattgattaaaTGTGATTGTTGTACTATCTGGCAGTGGTGGTgcagaaacaggaaaatgtataaaatgtattCTTCATGTATTCATCTACATCccttaaaaggttttttttctgtcttgaggATCTGCTGTGCgtgcttctttttttcactgtattCATTCCCAAAGCCAGAAATTCTCTTTTTGCATGACCATGCTGGTTGCAGCACCTCTGAGAATCACCGCCTTGCACAGGAATACCCCAGCATGTAGAGACCTGGTGGGTTTGAAACCTGAGCCCCTCTTGTTAGGGAAGCAGTCACATTATATACTAAGTCTCTTGATGTTAACAGCAGCATCAGAAAAACTATACTAATACAAAACAGA is a genomic window containing:
- the LOC115361247 gene encoding very long-chain acyl-CoA synthetase-like, whose product is MLIWIICAAVFIGLLIRNPYFFQDVHFLITLFRVRLRVSRYRERNYSILDRFLDVVKTQPHKPFVLFKDETYSYQDADKLSNKVARALLDSGAVTEGDTAALLVGNEPVFLWLWLGLLKLGCPVAFLNYNMKSQSLLHCFHCSGAKALIAAEEYKDTVEEILPHVLEQSVRVFILADQCQTSGMESFRDKVNQASTEPLPSGVRSHFTLLSPAVYIYTSGTTGLPKAAVMTHLRIMSMTTGLALMGITSSDVIYTTLPLYHAAGFMGFTATIERGMTFVLRNKFSASNFWEDCRKFNVTVIQYIGEIMRYLCNTPKKDSDRCHKVRLAMGNGIRAEVWREFLNRFGNIQIKEFYGATEGNLAIHNYVCKIGAVGRVNFLHKKAFPYAVIKYDHAKDEPLRDSSGFCIEAAKGEPGLMVIQITQRAPFIGYARDLKQTEKKKLHDVFKKGDVYFNTGDMLCISKDNFIYFHDRIGDTFRWKGENVATNEVSDVINVADGIKEANVYGVHVPGHEGKAGMAAVLLKDGEKFDCIGVFKHLEKFLPAYARPRFIRIQNSLEITGTFKYMKVKLVEEGFDPNKITDPLYFLDEREGKYIPLTQEIFSSVITGKMKL